The Anas acuta chromosome 2, bAnaAcu1.1, whole genome shotgun sequence genome contains a region encoding:
- the NKTR gene encoding NK-tumor recognition protein isoform X2 produces the protein MGVQDRPQCFFDIEINRDPVGRIMFQLFSDICPKTCKNFLCLCSGEKGIGKTTGKKLCYKGTTFHRVVKNFMIQGGDFSEGNGKGGESIYGGYFKDENFILKHDRAFLLSMANRGKHTNGSQFFITTKPAPHLDGVHVVFGLVISGFEVIEQIENLKTDTASRPYADVRVIDCGVLVTKSAKDALEKKKKVCSESEESESSSSASSSSESSSESEAENERSRRRKRKRRAKAKQSRKRRKEERKKEDSRCKRTSNQRCLSDKSDVTEKATDVSTKRDKPVVRPEEIPPVPENRFLLRRDVPVVNAEPEPKLLDAAPVLTNQKPSVSKSGRKIKGRGTIRYHTPPRSRSCSESDDDESSETPPHWKEEMQRLRTYRPPSGEKWSKGDKLSDPCTSRWDERSASRRSRSWSHNGYSDLSTVRYSSHHKKHRKEKKKVKHKKKSKKQKHFKKHKQTKKKKTSASSDVESSHSFVRRKKSSCDRERKSRSSSSSSRHSSRRDWSKSDKEDQSSSTLSSRDTRSYYRSRSRSRSKSRSYSRSSRSRSASKSSRSRSRSRSSPSPRHQKTVSNSPRNTSTRLNENKPNKTADPVRAVILPTDKVVIPPVVPESLPVIPLSDSPPPSRWKPGQKPWKPSYERIQEMKAKTTHLIPTQTNYNVVVIKEANTSSSLRKRQRSSDSDRSAYSKYRSDRSSDSWPRSRSRSSRSRSYSRSYTRSRSLSSSRTKSHSSGRSPSPSKYRSDRSGYSESTSYYSLSDDDRHRSKRKSASGDQNARSLKLRQETSSESTLPYKGTKDYDESSQGLKESDSLSSSDFSTDSEHSGKVKGAQEKEGHFQLEGDTQQQDKSNSSSVRGEEKSKCERDADRPKNKAIKEKSSEQPRGGAKSKRKSYSGSKWDSESNSERGEARHSRADSRPSSGKEEGEATSGSDTELSVTKRIKKSNSSEGFLDSDCTWKTSKQLSSSESESSHSSSTNTRGKSKKAKHESKKTLKKSHSKKAKEKSKGKKEKKHKVQKRKETFHWQPPLEFGEEEEDDINEKPLIKDDKKEKQLTRDIKDKKQQAVEKDEVVKDKMGNGEKPCTDENLPGKSTIDASPDHSNLNKDSVDPNTSASILNSGIKVTACKNETKHAEEGNQNGLEDVVQTDDNMEICTPDRNSPGKVVVDTSPVILTAKPQALSASTNKDLQPPEPDAVKLGNSVIDFVNIKEEKETGKQENNSVPVSSTKDCSLKSEITENTQSNPVDNKWKPLQGVGNLQPATISTATEVKNVASAPEPKPAGLRIEIKAKNKVRPGSLFDEVRKTARLNRRPRNQESSSEEESPSRDDNSPSRSLSRSRSKSESKSRHRTRSLSYSHSRSRSRSSTYSYRSRSYTRSRSRGWYSRDRSRSRSSSYHSYKSRSRTYSRSRSRSSSYGHHSRSSRSYTYDSYYSRSRSRSKRSDSYRRSRSYDRRSRSYGSDSESDRSYSNNRSPSESSGYS, from the exons aacaacaaagcCTGCTCCTCATCTCGATGG CGTACATGTTGTCTTTGGACTGgttatttctggttttgaagtAATAGAACAAATAGAAAATCTGAAAACCGATACTGCCAGTAGACCCTATGCAGATGTACGAGTTATTGACTGTGGGGTGCTCGTTACAAAGTCAGCAAAGGATG CtttggagaagaagaagaaagtatGTTCTGAATCAGAAGAGTCAGAATCCTCCTCCAGTGCATcaagctcttcagaaagttCATCTGAAAGCGAAGCTGAGAATgaaagaagcaggagaagaaagcGTAAAAGAAGAGCTAAAGCAAAACAGTCAAGAAAAcggagaaaggaggagaggaaaaaagaggattCAAGATGCAAGCGAACCTCAAACCAAAGATG CCTTTCTGACAAGAGCGATGTGACCGAAAAAGCAACCGATGTTAGCACAAAGAGGGATAAGCCTGTCGTGCGTCCTGAAGAAATTCCCCCAGTGcctgaaaatagatttttgctAAGAAGAGATGTGCCTGTTGTCAATGCAGAACCTGAGCC GAAGCTTCTTGATGCTGCACCAGTTCTAACCAACCAGAAACCATCAGTCTCTAAATCTGGACgaaaaattaaaggaagagGCACAATA CGATACCACACCCCACCTCGATCACGGTCGTGCTCTGAATCCGATGATGATGAGAGTAGTGAGACTCCTCCACACTGGAAAGAGGAAATGCAGAGATTACGAACGTATAGACCACCTAGTGGAGAAAAGTGGAGTAAAGGCGATAA gttgAGTGACCCGTGTACAAGCAGATGGGATGAAAGAAGTGCATCACGGAGATCAAGATCTTGGTCACATAACGGCTATTCTGATCTGAGTACTGTGAGATACTCCAGCCAccacaaaaagcacagaaaagagaaaaagaaagtgaaacataaaaagaagtctaaaaagcagaagcatttcAAGAAGCACAAGCAaactaaaaagaagaaaacatcagctTCATCAGATGTGGAATCCTCTCATTCCTTTGTCAGGAGGAAGAAATCATCTTGTGATCGTGAGAGGAAATCTCGTTCTTCTTCATCATCTTCTAGACATTCATCCAGAAGAGACTGGTCTAAATCTGATAAGGAGGACCAGAGTTCATCAACTTTATCAAGCAGAGACACTCGGTCATACTACAGGTCCAGGTCCAGATCTAGGTCTAAATCAAGGTCTTATTCTCGAAGTTCCAGATCAAGATCAGCCTCTAAATCATCACGTTCCCGAAGTAGATCAAGATCAAGTCCTAGCCCCAGGCATCAAAAGACTGTTTCCAATTCTCCACGAAATACTTCAACGCgattaaatgaaaacaagccGAACAAGACTGCTGACCCTGTAAGAGCAGTTATACTCCCGACTGATAAAGTCGTCATACCACCGGTTGTCCCAGAAAGCCTCCCTGTCATACCCTTAAGTGATAGCCCACCACCTTCACGGTGGAAACCTGGGCAGAAGCCATGGAAGCCATCCTACGAGCGAATTCAGGAAATGAAAGCTAAGACAACCCATTTAATACCCACCCAAACTAATTATAATGTAGTTGTTATTAAAGAGGCTAACACTTCTTCCTCGCTCCGTAAGCGACAAAGGAGTTCAGATAGTGACCGAAGTGCTTATTCCAAATATCGTAGCGACAGAAGCTCAGATAGTTGGCCACGATCAAGAAGCAGGTCCTCCCGAAGCAGGTCATACTCAAGATCTTACACAAGATCTAGAAGTCTGTCTAGCTCAAGAACAAAATCTCATTCTTCAGGCAGATCACCATCACCGAGTAAATACCGCAGTGACAGGTCGGGTTATAGTGAGTCAACATCTTATTACTCCCTTAGTGATGACGACAGgcacagaagcaaaagaaaatctgcatcGGGTGATCAGAACGCTCGGTCTCTTAAACTAAGGCAGGAAACGAGCTCTGAAAGTACTCTTCCTTATAAAGGTACGAAAGACTACGATGAGTCTTCTCAAGGACTGAAAGAGAGCGACAGTTTATCGTCTTCTGACTTCTCTACGGACAGTGAGCATTCTGGCAAAGTAAAAGGAGCCCAAGAAAAAGAAGGCCATTTTCAGTTGGAAGGAGATACTCAGCAACAGGATAAAAGCAACTCAAGTTCAGTGAGAGGGGAGGAGAAATCCAAGTGTGAACGGGATGCTGATCGTCCTAAAAACAAGGCCATTAAAGAGAAATCGTCTGAGCAGCCTAGAGGTGGTGCAAAAAGTAAACGAAAATCATATTCAGGTAGCAAATGGGACTCTGAATCAAACTCAGAAAGGGGAGAGGCTAGGCATAGTAGGGCAGATTCCAGACCCTCCTCTGGTAAAGAGGAAGGAGAGGCCACATCAGGATCTGATACAGAACTTAGCGTTACCAAAAGGATAAAAAAGTCAAATTCCTCAGAAGGTTTTCTGGATTCTGATTGTACGTGGAAGACGAGCAAACAGCTGTCATCTTCTGAATCTGAGAGTTCTCATTCTAGCTCAACCAATACTAGAGGAAAGtcaaaaaaagccaaacatgaatcaaaaaaaactcttaaaaagtCACATtccaaaaaagcaaaagaaaaatccaaaggaaaaaaggagaagaaacacaaagttcagaaaagaaaagaaacatttcattgGCAGCCTCCACTGGAGTTtggtgaagaggaggaggatgataTAAATGAAAAGCCACTTATCAAagatgataaaaaagaaaagcagcttacCAGGGACATAAAGGATAAAAAACAGCAAGCTGTTGAAAAGGATGAAGTAGTCAAAGACAAAATGGGAAATGGTGAAAAGCCCTGTACAGATGAAAACCTTCCAGGTAAAAGCACTATTGATGCCTCACCAGATCACAGTAACCTTAATAAAGATAGCGTTGATCCAAACACTTCAGCCAGTATTTTAAACTCAGGAATAAAAGTGACTGCTTGCAAGAATGAGACTAAGCATGCTGAAGAAGGTAACCAGAATGGGCTGGAAGATGTTGTTCAGACAGATGACAACATGGAGATCTGCACTCCAGACCGTAACTCACCAGGGAAGGTGGTTGTGGACACGTCTCCTGTCATTCTCACTGCCAAACCTCAGGCTTTAAGTGCTAGTACAAACAAAGATTTACAGCCTCCTGAACCAGATGCTGTCAAATTAGGAAACAGTGTTATAGACTTTGTtaatattaaagaagaaaaagaaacagggaaGCAAGAAAATAACTCTGTCCCCGTGTCTAGCACAAAAGATTGTAGTTTAAAAAgtgaaatcactgaaaatacaCAAAGCAATCCAGTCGATAATAAATGGAAGCCTTTGCAAGGTGTTGGTAACTTGCAACCAGCTACAATTAGTACTGCCACAGAAGTAAAGAACGTAGCTTCAGCACCAGAGCCTAAACCAGCAGGTTTAAGGattgaaataaaagctaaaaataaggTAAGGCCTGGATCTCTGTTTGATGAAGTTAGGAAAACAGCACGGCTAAATCGAAGGCCAAGGAACCAAGAAAGTTCCAGTGAGGAAGAGTCCCCAAGTAGAGATGACAACAGCCCATCCAGGAGTCTCAGTAGGTCACGAAGTAAATCCGAATCTAAATCCAGACACCGAACAAGATCACTATCTTACAGCCACTCCAGAAGCCGATCCCGAAGTTCTACATATTCGTATAG GTCAAGAAGCTATACAAGAAGCCGAAGCAGGGGCTGGTATAGTAGAGATCGGTCAAGAAGTCGAAGTAGTTCCTACCACAGTTACAAGAGTCGTAG tCGAACCTATAGTAGAAGCAGATCAAGAAGTAGTTCCTATGGTCATCACAGCCGATCCAG TAGGTCATACACGTATGATAGTTACTATAGCAGAAGCCGAAGTAGAAGTAAAAGGAGTGACAGCTATCGGAGATCTAGAAGTTACGATAGGCGATCCAG atcGTATGGCTCCGACAGTGAGAGTGATCGCAGTTACTCCAACAACCGAAGTCCCAGTGAAAGCAGTGGGTATAGCTGA
- the NKTR gene encoding NK-tumor recognition protein isoform X1: protein MGVQDRPQCFFDIEINRDPVGRIMFQLFSDICPKTCKNFLCLCSGEKGIGKTTGKKLCYKGTTFHRVVKNFMIQGGDFSEGNGKGGESIYGGYFKDENFILKHDRAFLLSMANRGKHTNGSQFFITTKPAPHLDGVHVVFGLVISGFEVIEQIENLKTDTASRPYADVRVIDCGVLVTKSAKDALEKKKKVCSESEESESSSSASSSSESSSESEAENERSRRRKRKRRAKAKQSRKRRKEERKKEDSRCKRTSNQRCSLSDKSDVTEKATDVSTKRDKPVVRPEEIPPVPENRFLLRRDVPVVNAEPEPKLLDAAPVLTNQKPSVSKSGRKIKGRGTIRYHTPPRSRSCSESDDDESSETPPHWKEEMQRLRTYRPPSGEKWSKGDKLSDPCTSRWDERSASRRSRSWSHNGYSDLSTVRYSSHHKKHRKEKKKVKHKKKSKKQKHFKKHKQTKKKKTSASSDVESSHSFVRRKKSSCDRERKSRSSSSSSRHSSRRDWSKSDKEDQSSSTLSSRDTRSYYRSRSRSRSKSRSYSRSSRSRSASKSSRSRSRSRSSPSPRHQKTVSNSPRNTSTRLNENKPNKTADPVRAVILPTDKVVIPPVVPESLPVIPLSDSPPPSRWKPGQKPWKPSYERIQEMKAKTTHLIPTQTNYNVVVIKEANTSSSLRKRQRSSDSDRSAYSKYRSDRSSDSWPRSRSRSSRSRSYSRSYTRSRSLSSSRTKSHSSGRSPSPSKYRSDRSGYSESTSYYSLSDDDRHRSKRKSASGDQNARSLKLRQETSSESTLPYKGTKDYDESSQGLKESDSLSSSDFSTDSEHSGKVKGAQEKEGHFQLEGDTQQQDKSNSSSVRGEEKSKCERDADRPKNKAIKEKSSEQPRGGAKSKRKSYSGSKWDSESNSERGEARHSRADSRPSSGKEEGEATSGSDTELSVTKRIKKSNSSEGFLDSDCTWKTSKQLSSSESESSHSSSTNTRGKSKKAKHESKKTLKKSHSKKAKEKSKGKKEKKHKVQKRKETFHWQPPLEFGEEEEDDINEKPLIKDDKKEKQLTRDIKDKKQQAVEKDEVVKDKMGNGEKPCTDENLPGKSTIDASPDHSNLNKDSVDPNTSASILNSGIKVTACKNETKHAEEGNQNGLEDVVQTDDNMEICTPDRNSPGKVVVDTSPVILTAKPQALSASTNKDLQPPEPDAVKLGNSVIDFVNIKEEKETGKQENNSVPVSSTKDCSLKSEITENTQSNPVDNKWKPLQGVGNLQPATISTATEVKNVASAPEPKPAGLRIEIKAKNKVRPGSLFDEVRKTARLNRRPRNQESSSEEESPSRDDNSPSRSLSRSRSKSESKSRHRTRSLSYSHSRSRSRSSTYSYRSRSYTRSRSRGWYSRDRSRSRSSSYHSYKSRSRTYSRSRSRSSSYGHHSRSSRSYTYDSYYSRSRSRSKRSDSYRRSRSYDRRSRSYGSDSESDRSYSNNRSPSESSGYS, encoded by the exons aacaacaaagcCTGCTCCTCATCTCGATGG CGTACATGTTGTCTTTGGACTGgttatttctggttttgaagtAATAGAACAAATAGAAAATCTGAAAACCGATACTGCCAGTAGACCCTATGCAGATGTACGAGTTATTGACTGTGGGGTGCTCGTTACAAAGTCAGCAAAGGATG CtttggagaagaagaagaaagtatGTTCTGAATCAGAAGAGTCAGAATCCTCCTCCAGTGCATcaagctcttcagaaagttCATCTGAAAGCGAAGCTGAGAATgaaagaagcaggagaagaaagcGTAAAAGAAGAGCTAAAGCAAAACAGTCAAGAAAAcggagaaaggaggagaggaaaaaagaggattCAAGATGCAAGCGAACCTCAAACCAAAGATG CAGCCTTTCTGACAAGAGCGATGTGACCGAAAAAGCAACCGATGTTAGCACAAAGAGGGATAAGCCTGTCGTGCGTCCTGAAGAAATTCCCCCAGTGcctgaaaatagatttttgctAAGAAGAGATGTGCCTGTTGTCAATGCAGAACCTGAGCC GAAGCTTCTTGATGCTGCACCAGTTCTAACCAACCAGAAACCATCAGTCTCTAAATCTGGACgaaaaattaaaggaagagGCACAATA CGATACCACACCCCACCTCGATCACGGTCGTGCTCTGAATCCGATGATGATGAGAGTAGTGAGACTCCTCCACACTGGAAAGAGGAAATGCAGAGATTACGAACGTATAGACCACCTAGTGGAGAAAAGTGGAGTAAAGGCGATAA gttgAGTGACCCGTGTACAAGCAGATGGGATGAAAGAAGTGCATCACGGAGATCAAGATCTTGGTCACATAACGGCTATTCTGATCTGAGTACTGTGAGATACTCCAGCCAccacaaaaagcacagaaaagagaaaaagaaagtgaaacataaaaagaagtctaaaaagcagaagcatttcAAGAAGCACAAGCAaactaaaaagaagaaaacatcagctTCATCAGATGTGGAATCCTCTCATTCCTTTGTCAGGAGGAAGAAATCATCTTGTGATCGTGAGAGGAAATCTCGTTCTTCTTCATCATCTTCTAGACATTCATCCAGAAGAGACTGGTCTAAATCTGATAAGGAGGACCAGAGTTCATCAACTTTATCAAGCAGAGACACTCGGTCATACTACAGGTCCAGGTCCAGATCTAGGTCTAAATCAAGGTCTTATTCTCGAAGTTCCAGATCAAGATCAGCCTCTAAATCATCACGTTCCCGAAGTAGATCAAGATCAAGTCCTAGCCCCAGGCATCAAAAGACTGTTTCCAATTCTCCACGAAATACTTCAACGCgattaaatgaaaacaagccGAACAAGACTGCTGACCCTGTAAGAGCAGTTATACTCCCGACTGATAAAGTCGTCATACCACCGGTTGTCCCAGAAAGCCTCCCTGTCATACCCTTAAGTGATAGCCCACCACCTTCACGGTGGAAACCTGGGCAGAAGCCATGGAAGCCATCCTACGAGCGAATTCAGGAAATGAAAGCTAAGACAACCCATTTAATACCCACCCAAACTAATTATAATGTAGTTGTTATTAAAGAGGCTAACACTTCTTCCTCGCTCCGTAAGCGACAAAGGAGTTCAGATAGTGACCGAAGTGCTTATTCCAAATATCGTAGCGACAGAAGCTCAGATAGTTGGCCACGATCAAGAAGCAGGTCCTCCCGAAGCAGGTCATACTCAAGATCTTACACAAGATCTAGAAGTCTGTCTAGCTCAAGAACAAAATCTCATTCTTCAGGCAGATCACCATCACCGAGTAAATACCGCAGTGACAGGTCGGGTTATAGTGAGTCAACATCTTATTACTCCCTTAGTGATGACGACAGgcacagaagcaaaagaaaatctgcatcGGGTGATCAGAACGCTCGGTCTCTTAAACTAAGGCAGGAAACGAGCTCTGAAAGTACTCTTCCTTATAAAGGTACGAAAGACTACGATGAGTCTTCTCAAGGACTGAAAGAGAGCGACAGTTTATCGTCTTCTGACTTCTCTACGGACAGTGAGCATTCTGGCAAAGTAAAAGGAGCCCAAGAAAAAGAAGGCCATTTTCAGTTGGAAGGAGATACTCAGCAACAGGATAAAAGCAACTCAAGTTCAGTGAGAGGGGAGGAGAAATCCAAGTGTGAACGGGATGCTGATCGTCCTAAAAACAAGGCCATTAAAGAGAAATCGTCTGAGCAGCCTAGAGGTGGTGCAAAAAGTAAACGAAAATCATATTCAGGTAGCAAATGGGACTCTGAATCAAACTCAGAAAGGGGAGAGGCTAGGCATAGTAGGGCAGATTCCAGACCCTCCTCTGGTAAAGAGGAAGGAGAGGCCACATCAGGATCTGATACAGAACTTAGCGTTACCAAAAGGATAAAAAAGTCAAATTCCTCAGAAGGTTTTCTGGATTCTGATTGTACGTGGAAGACGAGCAAACAGCTGTCATCTTCTGAATCTGAGAGTTCTCATTCTAGCTCAACCAATACTAGAGGAAAGtcaaaaaaagccaaacatgaatcaaaaaaaactcttaaaaagtCACATtccaaaaaagcaaaagaaaaatccaaaggaaaaaaggagaagaaacacaaagttcagaaaagaaaagaaacatttcattgGCAGCCTCCACTGGAGTTtggtgaagaggaggaggatgataTAAATGAAAAGCCACTTATCAAagatgataaaaaagaaaagcagcttacCAGGGACATAAAGGATAAAAAACAGCAAGCTGTTGAAAAGGATGAAGTAGTCAAAGACAAAATGGGAAATGGTGAAAAGCCCTGTACAGATGAAAACCTTCCAGGTAAAAGCACTATTGATGCCTCACCAGATCACAGTAACCTTAATAAAGATAGCGTTGATCCAAACACTTCAGCCAGTATTTTAAACTCAGGAATAAAAGTGACTGCTTGCAAGAATGAGACTAAGCATGCTGAAGAAGGTAACCAGAATGGGCTGGAAGATGTTGTTCAGACAGATGACAACATGGAGATCTGCACTCCAGACCGTAACTCACCAGGGAAGGTGGTTGTGGACACGTCTCCTGTCATTCTCACTGCCAAACCTCAGGCTTTAAGTGCTAGTACAAACAAAGATTTACAGCCTCCTGAACCAGATGCTGTCAAATTAGGAAACAGTGTTATAGACTTTGTtaatattaaagaagaaaaagaaacagggaaGCAAGAAAATAACTCTGTCCCCGTGTCTAGCACAAAAGATTGTAGTTTAAAAAgtgaaatcactgaaaatacaCAAAGCAATCCAGTCGATAATAAATGGAAGCCTTTGCAAGGTGTTGGTAACTTGCAACCAGCTACAATTAGTACTGCCACAGAAGTAAAGAACGTAGCTTCAGCACCAGAGCCTAAACCAGCAGGTTTAAGGattgaaataaaagctaaaaataaggTAAGGCCTGGATCTCTGTTTGATGAAGTTAGGAAAACAGCACGGCTAAATCGAAGGCCAAGGAACCAAGAAAGTTCCAGTGAGGAAGAGTCCCCAAGTAGAGATGACAACAGCCCATCCAGGAGTCTCAGTAGGTCACGAAGTAAATCCGAATCTAAATCCAGACACCGAACAAGATCACTATCTTACAGCCACTCCAGAAGCCGATCCCGAAGTTCTACATATTCGTATAG GTCAAGAAGCTATACAAGAAGCCGAAGCAGGGGCTGGTATAGTAGAGATCGGTCAAGAAGTCGAAGTAGTTCCTACCACAGTTACAAGAGTCGTAG tCGAACCTATAGTAGAAGCAGATCAAGAAGTAGTTCCTATGGTCATCACAGCCGATCCAG TAGGTCATACACGTATGATAGTTACTATAGCAGAAGCCGAAGTAGAAGTAAAAGGAGTGACAGCTATCGGAGATCTAGAAGTTACGATAGGCGATCCAG atcGTATGGCTCCGACAGTGAGAGTGATCGCAGTTACTCCAACAACCGAAGTCCCAGTGAAAGCAGTGGGTATAGCTGA